A window from Aedes aegypti strain LVP_AGWG unplaced genomic scaffold, AaegL5.0 Primary Assembly AGWG_AaegL5_hic_scaff_1097_PBJ_arrow, whole genome shotgun sequence encodes these proteins:
- the LOC110680243 gene encoding RNA polymerase II degradation factor 1-like — translation MGKRNRLLPIGIVICLVLYAGSSVKAFNFDDDLEDLMAEESIVDEEVYGGPILPSNVFNGGKPFYVERDPSTGAIDFNHKKTVNQIDLDDKGSYDTKDSHVSDTKDVIVSQSSPNFHDFLNLPVKYSSSNFVYPLISSSYANLKYQGSNKVSNHKNATSTPSTTTAAPKFQFTRPQYTTSRLNTTRNQPSPTTTQVTQPSSRYTYPTTSGRPITTTTTTTTTEIPMTTIPAKQLFTRYPYKSTIKNKYLETTEQTRKKFFLPSTLSMPTTTTTQRPQFTEPETTPIRSSTYYSPSVRPWSSPSATPPVTTTPEPTTVSRPANPIRFEETQPLPPVDDEAHRMKYTIPALKYEGNRPAPFRPLPPSHIMLNRKNETSNKIDLPNDPAVMSLSDIFNSLGLDDKQAAAEEKENNIVFETTIAQTTDQTTPPAIVLISDQQKQESIQEGPKIEQSIDLTDQYVKYDIQQSNGHRPQKPTNDQYDHYEVYQSNGHRPQNPPKDSNFGNQYVKYEVQQPQINIVKYGTVPSMNSVVISPNQHSATFVLGSQQSVGSSSDGHFVSSVSQEPASAALNGHPTGYQMGQVLDEPNESSNVQVGTSVNVQVKPQDIIKTTSVRFPSESDDKYENAPIISGTHKSEVLPPNGHSAPIGVGPNSMVVFPKNDQIESTLHEVSNRIVFDTPNAEALNKNEISNYPSDLPEQLTPPSNPDNSHLSKRPRPPIPAQGPPFIYKEIQRRPYPGGIRPPLQLPNILPQFRPNAKISHGHSPYHKEAGNFRVPPPPPAKKSPR, via the coding sequence ATGGGGAAACGAAATCGGCTACTGCCGATAGGTATCGTCATCTGTTTAGTCCTGTACGCGGGATCCTCTGTAAAGGCGTTCAATTTCGACGATGATTTAGAGGACCTAATGGCAGAAGAATCAATCGTGGATGAAGAAGTCTACGGAGGCCCTATTTTGCCGTCGAACGTATTCAATGGTGGAAAACCATTTTACGTCGAGCGTGACCCTTCAACGGGAGCAATTGATTTCAACCATAAGAAAACTGTCAATCAAATTGACCTAGATGACAAAGGATCTTACGATACAAAGGACAGTCACGTCAGCGATACAAAAGATGTTATCGTCAGCCAATCTTCGCCAAACTTTCACGATTTCCTAAATCTACCGGTGAAATACTCTTCCTCAAACTTCGTTTATCCGTTGATTTCAAGTTCATATGCCAATTTAAAATATCAAGGTAGCAACAAAGTGTCGAATCACAAGAACGCAACGTCCACTCCATCTACGACGACAGCTGCACCTAAATTCCAATTTACGCGTCCTCAGTACACAACTTCCAGGCTTAACACCACACGAAATCAACCAAGTCCTACTACCACCCAAGTGACACAACCATCTTCTCGTTATACTTATCCAACTACTTCAGGACGACCGATAACGACCACCACTACTACCACGACCACCGAAATACCGATGACAACCATTCCAGCTAAACAATTATTCACTAGATACCCTTACAAGAGTACTATCAAGAACAAATATTTGGAAACGACAGAACAGACACGTAAGAAGTTCTTCTTGCCTTCGACTCTTTCTATGCCGACCACGACTACTACACAACGACCTCAATTCACCGAACCAGAAACGACTCCTATCCGTTCTTCAACCTACTACTCGCCTTCTGTTAGACCGTGGTCCAGTCCATCGGCAACTCCACCTGTCACCACTACTCCTGAGCCAACCACTGTATCCCGTCCTGCAAACCCAATTCGTTTTGAGGAAACTCAACCTTTACCACCGGTAGATGATGAAGCTCACAGGATGAAATATACCATACCAGCACTCAAATACGAGGGTAACCGTCCAGCACCATTCCGACCACTGCCACCAAGTCACATTATGTTGAACCGTAAGAATGAAACCAGCAACAAGATAGATCTGCCAAATGATCCAGCTGTAATGTCCCTTTCTGATATCTTTAACTCGCTCGGCTTGGATGACAAACAAGCTGCCGCTGAAGAGAAGGAAAATAATATCGTCTTCGAAACGACTATTGCTCAAACCACCGATCAAACAACGCCACCAGCAATTGTGCTGATTTCGGACCAACAAAAGCAGGAATCAATTCAAGAAGGTCCAAAAATTGAACAGTCCATTGACCTTACTGATCAATATGTGAAGTACGATATCCAGCAATCGAATGGCCATCGACCACAAAAACCGACCAATGATCAATACGACCATTATGAAGTTTATCAATCTAACGGACACCGTCCACAAAACCCTCCGAAAGATTCCAACTTTGGAAATCAATATGTCAAGTACGAGGTACAACAACCACAAATTAACATAGTCAAATACGGTACGGTTCCAAGCATGAATAGTGTTGTAATCAGTCCCAATCAACATTCGGCTACATTCGTCTTGGGATCTCAACAATCGGTAGGAAGTTCAAGTGATGGACATTTTGTGAGCTCAGTCTCGCAGGAACCTGCTTCTGCTGCTCTTAATGGCCATCCGACTGGCTATCAAATGGGGCAGGTGCTGGACGAACCAAACGAAAGCTCCAATGTGCAAGTTGGCACATCAGTGAACGTTCAAGTTAAGCCTCAAGATATAATCAAAACCACCAGCGTGCGATTTCCCAGTGAAAGCGACGACAAGTATGAGAATGCACCCATTATTAGTGGAACCCATAAGAGTGAAGTTTTGCCACCCAATGGACATTCTGCTCCTATTGGTGTTGGTCCAAACTCAATGGTTGTGTTCCCCAAGAACGATCAAATTGAAAGCACTCTTCATGAAGTTTCAAACAGAATCGTTTTCGATACACCAAATGCTGAAGCTTTGAACAAGAACGAAATTTCAAATTATCCCTCAGATCTACCAGAACAGCTAACTCCTCCTTCAAATCCGGACAACTCCCATCTTTCAAAACGTCCCCGACCCCCAATTCCTGCTCAAGGACCACCATTCATTTACAAAGAAATCCAACGTAGGCCATATCCAGGAGGAATTCGACCACCTCTACAGCTACCTAACATTTTACCCCAATTCAGACCGAACGCTAAAATATCACATGGTCATTCCCCTTACCATAAGGAAGCCGGTAATTTCAGAGTGCCTCCACCGCCACCAGCTAAAAAGTCTCCCCGCTAA